In Ailuropoda melanoleuca isolate Jingjing chromosome 4, ASM200744v2, whole genome shotgun sequence, the following proteins share a genomic window:
- the TEX37 gene encoding testis-expressed sequence 37 protein, translating to MSKSMWGSVYLPLLETTDSAEYWQAPTSPVPSSAAAGVHVGSGVVERQRLAVSRLAAMAGVVYPGQAPVDLDIYKSSYMVDYQHYGKHESSRVTPQEQAKLDAQLRDKEFYRVVPSSKPKLEDGYPAFRKLHVTAKDLGQPGFFPPQDQDRVAAAEDECRFTSICHSVYPVSHALNLAQGVPNRVRQSAGFPCLLEPELQPTPEEGKGYFLLPGCLCPHHHEVKFPIVNRWGPLMPFYH from the exons ATGTCAAAATCCATGTGGGGTTCTGTTTACCTTCCTCTCCTGGAAACGACCGACTCTGCAGAGTATTGGCAAGCCCCCACCTCCCCGGTACCTTCCAGTGCTGCTGCCGGAGTTCATGTTGGCTCAGGTGTTGTAGAACGCCAGCGGCTTGCCGTGAGCAG GTTGGCTGCTATGGCAGGTGTGGTGTACCCCGGACAG GCCCCTGTGGATTTAGACATATACAAAAGTTCCTACATGGTTGACTATCAACACTACGGGAAGCACGAATCCTCCAGAGTCACACCACAAGAG CAAGCGAAGCTGGATGCCCAACTCCGGGACAAAGAGTTTTATAGGGTCGTCCCCAGCTCCAAGCCCAAGCTGGAGGACGGATACCCCGCCTTCAGAAAACTCCACGTGACAGCCAAAGACCTGGGACAGCCCGGCTTCTTCCCCCCACAGGACCAGGACCGTGTGGCCGCAGCGGAGGACGAATGCAGGTTCACCAGTATCTGCCATTCCGTGTACCCCGTTTCCCACGCCCTGAACCTGGCCCAGGGTGTCCCCAACCGGGTCCGCCAGAGTGCCGGCTTCCCGTGCCTCCTGGAGCCCGAGCTGCAGCCCACGCCCGAGGAGGGCAAGGGCTACTTTCTACTGCCTGGCTGCCTCTGCCCGCATCACCATGAAGTCAAGTTCCCCATCGTGAACCGATGGGGGCCCTTGATGCCATTTTACCACTAG